The genomic region CAACAGGGTCTTGGCCACGCGGCCGGGCACATCGGTGAAGATGAGGTCTGCAAGGGAGGCGTTGGTGCGGCGCAGGCGGCGGGCCAGCACGCGCAGGAGCTGTTGGGAGATTTCCGGGTGGGAGTCGATCCAGGTGCGCAGCATGGTGGAGTCCATGGTGGCGCAGGTGACTTCGGTGACGCAGACGGCGGAGGAGGTGCGCGGGCCCGGGTCGAAGATGGACAGCTCGCCGAACATGTCGGACGGCCCCATCACGGACAGCAGGTTCTCGCGGCCGTCGGGGGCGTGGCGAGCGAGCTTAATTTTGCCCTCGACGATAATGTAGAGGCGGTCGCCCGGCTCGCCTTCGTCGAAGATGGTGGTGCCCTTGGGGAAGGTCACCGTGTCCATCTCGTTGATCAGTGCGGCGACGGCTTCGGGGTCCACCCCCTGAAAGATGCCGGCGCGGGCGAGCGTGTCCTGTACGCCTTCCATGAGTCCTCCTTGGTTTGGACGGCCAGGGGGCAGTGGTTGCAGTCACTTTCGGGTAACTTTTTTGCAGCCGTCACAGTGCTCCCCGAACTTTACCACCAACATGGTTGGTGGGCAGGTGGTTGGGGAAGTTGGTTTTAATCCACCACTTTGGACTCGAGCCGCTCCATCGCCAGCGGGAATGCGCCCAGCACCAGCGGAACCAACAGCACGAGAATCAGATTCATAAGTGTCATTCTACGGTAGCCACAACTACCATGGCCGTTATGCCGTCCACCACCCCGAGAAAGCACCGTCGCCCTGGTTCCCATCCGGCGGCGCGGGGTGCAGAGACAGACATCGGCCGCACCAGGCGCGCCCGCCGCATCAACCGCACGTTGGCGCAGACCTTCCCTCACGCCCACGCTGAGCTAGATTTTTCTAATCCGTTGGAGTTGTTGGTGGCGACAGTGCTTTCAGCGCAGACCACGGACGCGCGCGTCAACATGGTCACGCCCGCGCTGTTTGCGGCCTATCCCACCGCGCACGCCTACGCCGAGGCGAACCAGGCAGAGGTGGAAGAGATCATCCGCTCCACCGGCTTTTTCCGCTCGAAGGCGAAGAACTTGATTGGCCTGGGCCAGAAGTTGGTGTCGGACTTCGGTGGTGAGGTGCCGACGAAGCTGGAGGACTTGGTCACCTTGCCGGGGGTGGGCCGAAAGACGGCGCACGTGGTGCGCGGCAACGCCTTCGACATGCCGGGGTTGACGGTGGATACCCACTTCCAGCGCCTGGTCAAGCGGCTGATGCTCACGGAAGCGACGGACCCGGTCAAGATCGAGCACGCGATCGCCGAGCTGATCGAGCGCCGCGAGTGGACGATGTTTTCCCACCGCATCATCTTCCAAGGCCGCCGCATCTGCCACGCCCGCAAACCCGCCTGCGGGGTCTGCCCGATTGCGTACGACTGCCCGAGCTTCGGCGCCGGCCCGATCGAGCCGGAGGCGGCCGCGGACCTTGTCACCGGCCCCGAGCGCGAGCACATTTTGGGGATGGCATGAAACGTACGGTGTGGCTGAGCGCGGTGGTCATCGTCGTGGTCACCGCCCTTGTGGCCTTAGGCGCGCGCAGTTTGCTTGTCGACGATCAACCTTCGGAGGAACCTGTGGCCGTCGATAAGCACATGCCCGAACGTCCCGACTGCCCGGCGGCGCTGGACCTGCCGTGCCTCGGTGGGGAGGTGGCCGGCCAGGCCAAGGACGTCACCGTGGTCAACGTGTGGGCCTGGTGGTGCCAGCCGTGCCGCGCCGAGTTGCCTGCGGTGGACGAGTTCGCCCGCACCCACCCGGAGTACTCCGTGGTGGGCGTGCACGCCGACGGCAACGCCGCCAACGGAGCGGCCCTGCTGGAGGACCTGGGGGTGGGCCTGCCCAGCTACCAGGACGACTCCGGCGCGTTCGCCGCGGTGCAGGGCCTGCCGCCTGTGGTGCCGGTGACGGTCGTGCTGCGCGGCGGACAACAAGTGGCGGTGTTCGCGCGCGAGTTCACCTCCGCCGCCGAGCTGGCCGACGCGGTGGCAGGGGTGCTGTAAATGGACGTGCCGCTCAGACCCGACCGGGCGCCGGTGTGGCTCAACACCCTGCTCGACGGCATAGCTAACGGCGGCGGCGCCATCCCCCGGAAGCTGCTTTCCCCGCGCGTGGTGCAGCGCGACGGCGAGGACCAGGCCGCGGTGCTCATCCTCTTCGCCGGCGACCCGCGGGCGACGCAGCTGCCCGATAACGCGCGGGTGCTGATCACGCACCGCACCCCGCGCATGCGCAGCCACTCGGGCCAGATGGCCTTTCCCGGCGGGCACATCGACCCCGGCGACGGCGGGCCCATAGGCGCTGCGTTGCGCGAGGCGGAGGAGGAGACGGGGTTGGACCCGGACCGGGTGATTCCGCTGGCGGTGCTGGACGCGGCGACTGTTGGCGGCAGCAACCGGCGCGTGCGGCCTGTCGTGGCCTTTAGCCCGGAGCCCGGCGAGGTGTACCCGGCCAGCGAGGAAGAGACTGACGCGGTGTTTTTCGTCCCCGTGCGCGAGTTGGTGGACCCGGTCAACCGCGCGATGCTGGGAATTCAAGAGTGGTCGGGCCCGGCGTTTTGGGCAGGCAAATACCTGGTGTGGGGGTTTACAGGGGTGCTGCTGGCGGTGGTGCTGCAGCTGGGCGGCTGGGTGCTGCCGTGGGACGAAAAGCCGGGCGACTTGCGGGCTGCGCTGGCGCGTTCTGCCAACCGCGAGCGGTAACATCTGCGGAATGTACCTGGCTATCGACGTCCTGCTCGTGCTCGCCGTCGTCGCTGCCTTCATCAGCGGTTGGCGCCAGGGGGCTCTTTCGGCGGTGGTCTCCGCCGTCGGCGTCGTCGCAGGTCTGGTTGTCGGACTCGCGCTTGCGCCGTTTGCGCTGGAGGTCGCGGACTCGCAGACCGTCCGCATCGTACTGCTGGTCGCGCTGATCGTGCTGTTTGTCGGTGTGGGCAACCTTGTCGGCATCACGGTCGGCGGCAACCTGCGAGGGCGCATGCGCTCGAAGGGGCGCCGGGTCGTGGATTCGGTGCTCGGCGCGGCGTTCCAGTCCGTGGCCGTGGCGGCGGTGCTGTGGTTTATCTCCATCCCGCTCGCGGCCTCGGTGCCGGGCTCACTCGGCGACGGCATCCGCTCGTCCCGCGTGTTCAGCTCCATCAACGCCGCAGCTCCCGCCAGCGCGTCGAAACTGCCCGCAAAGCTGGCGGCGCTTCTCGACGAGTCGGGGCTGCCGCCTCTGGTCTCACCGTTCGAGTCGCCGCGCGGCGCTAATGTGGCGGCGCCGGACGACGGTGTGGTGGAACCGGAGGTCGTCGAGAAGCTGCGCCCGAGCGTCGTGCACGTGATGGGGGACGCAGAAAGCTGCCGCCGCCGCCTGATGGGCTCGGGCTTCGTCATCGAGGACGGCTACGTGCTCACCAATGCGCACGTGGTGGCCGGCACGGAACGGGTGGCGCTGGACACCGTGGTAGGGGTCAAACCCGCGCAGGTGGTGCTCTACGACCCCGACACCGACATCGCGGTGCTGCGCGCCGAAGATCTGGGGCTGCCGGCGCTGCGCTGGGCCGAAGACGAGCTCGCGATGGGCGACGACGCCGTGGTGATGGGGCACCCGAAGTCCGGGCCGTTTCAGGCCGCGCCGGTGCGCATCCGCGGCAAGCTGGAAATCGCCGGTCCGGACATCTACACCACCGGCCGCGTGGAGCGCGAGGCGTACACGATCCGCGGCAACA from Corynebacterium fournieri harbors:
- the glxR gene encoding CRP-like cAMP-activated global transcriptional regulator GlxR — translated: MEGVQDTLARAGIFQGVDPEAVAALINEMDTVTFPKGTTIFDEGEPGDRLYIIVEGKIKLARHAPDGRENLLSVMGPSDMFGELSIFDPGPRTSSAVCVTEVTCATMDSTMLRTWIDSHPEISQQLLRVLARRLRRTNASLADLIFTDVPGRVAKTLLQLANRFGTHEGGALRVNHDLTQEEIAQLVGASRETVNKALATFAHRGWIRLEGKSVLIVDTEHLARRAR
- the nth gene encoding endonuclease III — encoded protein: MPSTTPRKHRRPGSHPAARGAETDIGRTRRARRINRTLAQTFPHAHAELDFSNPLELLVATVLSAQTTDARVNMVTPALFAAYPTAHAYAEANQAEVEEIIRSTGFFRSKAKNLIGLGQKLVSDFGGEVPTKLEDLVTLPGVGRKTAHVVRGNAFDMPGLTVDTHFQRLVKRLMLTEATDPVKIEHAIAELIERREWTMFSHRIIFQGRRICHARKPACGVCPIAYDCPSFGAGPIEPEAAADLVTGPEREHILGMA
- a CDS encoding TlpA family protein disulfide reductase; the protein is MKRTVWLSAVVIVVVTALVALGARSLLVDDQPSEEPVAVDKHMPERPDCPAALDLPCLGGEVAGQAKDVTVVNVWAWWCQPCRAELPAVDEFARTHPEYSVVGVHADGNAANGAALLEDLGVGLPSYQDDSGAFAAVQGLPPVVPVTVVLRGGQQVAVFAREFTSAAELADAVAGVL
- a CDS encoding NUDIX hydrolase, yielding MDVPLRPDRAPVWLNTLLDGIANGGGAIPRKLLSPRVVQRDGEDQAAVLILFAGDPRATQLPDNARVLITHRTPRMRSHSGQMAFPGGHIDPGDGGPIGAALREAEEETGLDPDRVIPLAVLDAATVGGSNRRVRPVVAFSPEPGEVYPASEEETDAVFFVPVRELVDPVNRAMLGIQEWSGPAFWAGKYLVWGFTGVLLAVVLQLGGWVLPWDEKPGDLRAALARSANRER
- a CDS encoding MarP family serine protease, with amino-acid sequence MYLAIDVLLVLAVVAAFISGWRQGALSAVVSAVGVVAGLVVGLALAPFALEVADSQTVRIVLLVALIVLFVGVGNLVGITVGGNLRGRMRSKGRRVVDSVLGAAFQSVAVAAVLWFISIPLAASVPGSLGDGIRSSRVFSSINAAAPASASKLPAKLAALLDESGLPPLVSPFESPRGANVAAPDDGVVEPEVVEKLRPSVVHVMGDAESCRRRLMGSGFVIEDGYVLTNAHVVAGTERVALDTVVGVKPAQVVLYDPDTDIAVLRAEDLGLPALRWAEDELAMGDDAVVMGHPKSGPFQAAPVRIRGKLEIAGPDIYTTGRVEREAYTIRGNIRQGNSGGPLLTPEGEAAGMIFGASLDTSETGYALTAHQVQQRVGDVRSLTRPADTQACVSG